The following proteins come from a genomic window of Verrucomicrobiota bacterium:
- a CDS encoding biopolymer transporter ExbD has protein sequence MKGVPAYLVALGVVVVAVAFVYTVLAGGGSTGGSQITKLQDSVESLKKDVAALRISANEVKALLASGTPVSVQPGSSATNGGQGSDVAAPDGVTNGSVSPGAENVNAEPVDIRLQIAADGTYTLEDKAVAKDDLEAQLRAVLKANPAMQLIIRADASVPNDDLLEATKAANRAGIYRIALITEPAQ, from the coding sequence ATGAAGGGAGTGCCAGCCTATCTTGTGGCCCTTGGAGTGGTTGTTGTCGCGGTGGCCTTTGTCTACACGGTGCTCGCGGGCGGTGGCTCGACGGGCGGATCGCAGATCACCAAGCTTCAGGACTCCGTCGAGTCGCTGAAGAAGGACGTGGCCGCGCTGCGCATCTCCGCAAACGAGGTCAAGGCGCTCCTGGCTTCCGGGACGCCAGTGAGTGTCCAACCCGGCTCCTCGGCGACGAACGGGGGGCAGGGAAGCGATGTGGCGGCGCCCGACGGGGTGACAAACGGTTCCGTATCGCCCGGGGCGGAAAACGTCAATGCTGAGCCGGTGGACATCCGGCTGCAGATCGCTGCCGACGGGACATATACGCTCGAGGACAAGGCCGTGGCCAAGGACGACCTCGAGGCGCAGTTGAGGGCCGTTCTGAAGGCGAACCCCGCGATGCAGCTCATCATCAGGGCCGACGCATCAGTCCCCAATGACGATCTGCTGGAGGCCACCAAGGCGGCAAACCGAGCCGGCATCTACCGGATTGCCTTGATTACCGAGCCGGCTCAGTGA